The stretch of DNA AATTAAACATTCTTAAAAAGGCAATTAATACCTTGTGATTGATGCAATCTCATATGGAGTATTAACTTTAGAAGAGATTTACGGAATTCTtttatttactccgtattaaatacgAGAAATTTATCGTCGCTATCTGAGATTGTCCATTGATAAATAGATTGACAAATCAATAGATTGACAAATcagattaattttttcatataagagTGAGTTCAAACTCCTCTAACAAGGGTGTACGGACGCCAACAAAACtgatttttaatgtttaatagtCTAGGTCTACCCACATTCATTTGGGAAGGCATAGGAGCTGATTTAGGGGGAATTGAATCCAAATTCTTGCAAAAGTCATTTGTCATTTGAGCTACCCATTgactttatatattaatatattaattcattCTTAAACAGCCCATCccataatttgaattaattattgaaaaatcTTAAGCTGTCAGACTTGGACAACTACGCAAGGAAAATTCTcccttttcccctttttccGAAATTGTGGCTGAAATCGCCGAATTTTCCTAGTGGAGCCGCTGGcactaaaaatcattttccttgGGGAGTGTTCCAACGCAAAACAAAAcgataattttattaattatattatattttattgaatttaatatataaatcattttaaaatacagagtatattattaatattaaagtaGATACTCTCGTGtgatatatgaaattaaaatcaatttacGTGAAGTAATTTCAATCAAATTGATTAATgatataaaattgtaattattacaaGTATAACTTTTCAGTTAGTTATGAACAATTAGTCTGATTTATCTCattgtaatattgtaatataccatcaaataataattgtgaatttttcttATCACTTCAAAACTTACTCAGGTGTAATAAGTGGTAATCTCTTTATAGGTATCAGTTGCTAACCATTTTACCTGCCCatgactttgtggtcaagcgatATAGCTGTGGCCCTCTTAAGTGAGAGGTTGATTCTCAGTTGGGGTGTTGGTTCTTTGTGCTTCGGTAGGGggtaaaatgatttttttttgctctttgtgtttcagtaggaggtaaaatgtttttcttttttttttggctcattgtgtttcagtaggaagtaaaatgggtttttttttttaatattattgactctgttacaatgtagtatttgttcatagttaTTTTTTcaactaaataaaatataaagagcCAATACTACTTCCACTAAGATTTGAACTCACTCCTCTTATATGCGTGTGCAATCGAATACCACTAGAACACAAGTCTTTAAACGGCAATGAGATTTCGTCTTACGTGACCGAAGTAAACTCACGTGTAAACAAATCTCTTACCAGTAGGCACCACCCGTTATATACTCGGCAttggactctctctctctctcgctcgCTAGCTCCTCGTTCTTCTCTCCTCCGCTGCTGTCTCCTAGTTTCTACGACCACGAACGCGAGTCGAACGCaggtatctctctctctctctctctctctctctctctctctctctctctcactctctacAATTCCCTCCCATTCTCTCTCTATAACTCTGGAATGAGATTTGATCGGTGAtaaatatacgtatatatacgGAATTCGGATTTCCATCCGTGCATCTCCGTCATAGTCTCTTCACTGTCCTTTTATATGCTTTTCGCCTGCTTTTGTTCTGGATCTGTGAGTTTATTCAGCTCTTTCTCGGATGTGTTTTGCCTGAGGTCCACTTCGTTTCCACGCGTAGACTCGCGGTAGGAATATTTGCTTGAATCTGTAGATCTGTCTGTGAAACATGCTTTGCTTGTTTAGATCTGTGAATCTTAgtttaatttttgagttttgatgCTTTCTTGTTGTAATTTGTGTTAATAGTAGTTGTAGTCGAGGATCCTGTTTTCTCGGAATGATCTCTGTTTATTTCATATCTAGTATAGACGTATacagtaatattttatttctaatgtCAAACACGCATCTGCtcagttttgaattttgatttcatTGTTCTGAGCAAGTGTTATGATGGTTCATAGATGTGTCATACTGAGTAATTGATATTCGAATATTGGTCTGTGGACGCTGAAGATGTATTAGATGTGGATTGTTTGGTGGACTGTATATTTCAACTATGTGCTagattatttttgaataatatttagATTTTACTACTGTTTTAGTGATTGAAAGTTTGCATCTTTGTAGGAGATTGTTCTAAAAAGCAATGGCTGATATGTATCAACACCCAACTGTTGCTCAGAAGGTAGCTTACCAGCTCCATCTGAGCTCAAATGTTTTCCAAGATGCTCAAACTCGCTATGGGGGCATGCAAAGGCCTGTTCTCAACCAGAGGCATTTTGCTTATGGAAACTACAGCGCTGCTGGACAGTATCCGATGACTCAGTCGTGCAAAGCCACCCAAGATTTGTCATTGATTACTGCAAATGCTTCACCGGTATTTGTTCAGGCTCCTGCTGAGAAAGGATTTGCCAGCTTTGCTATTGACTTCCTAATGGGTGGAGTTTCAGCTGCTGTATCAAAGACTGCAGCTGCCCCAATTGAGCGTGTCAAGCTTTTGATTCAAAACCAAGATGAGATGATTAAAACCGGCAGACTCTCTGAGCCTTATAAGGGAATTGGTGACTGTTTCAGTCGAACTATTAAGGATGAAGGATTTGTGTCATTGTGGAGAGGAAACACTGCTAATGTCATTCGTTACTTCCCCACTCAGGTATTgccatttttgaaaaatttctaAGCAATTTTGTTACTTGTTTTTTGGACAATGGTTggctaattaatttttgttgttcttgtaGGCTTTGAACTTTGCATTCAAGGATTATTTCAAGAGGCTCTTCAACTTCAAGAAGGATCGTGATGGCTACTGGAAGTGGTTTGCAGGAAACCTTGCATCAGGTGGTGCTGCTGGTGCCTCCTCATTACTTTTTGTTTACTCCTTGGACTATGCTCGTACCCGTCTTGCAAATGATGCTAAGGCTGCTAAGAAGGGAGGTGAGAGACAGTTCAATGGTTTGGTTGATGTCTACCGAAAGACCCTTGCTTCTGATGGCATTGCTGGACTCTACCGAGGATTCAACATTTCATGTGTTGGTATCATTGTGTATCGTGGATTGTACTTTGGACTGTATGACTCCGTTAAGCCAGTTGTCTTGACTGGAAACCTACAGGTTTGTCTTTCTTTCTCTGTTCTTTACTGCTTCTAGTTTAGGATTTTTCCCGATGCTGACGCTTCTATAAACCTGTTACAGGATAGTTTCTTCGCTAGCTTTGCTCTCGGATGGCTCATCACAAATGGTGCTGGTCTTGCTTCTTACCCAATTGACACTGTCCGCAGAAGAATGATGATGACATCTGGTGAAGCCGTCAAGTACAAGAGCTCTCTTGATGCTTTTGCTCAGATTCTTAAGAACGAAGGTGCGAAATCTCTCTTCAAGGGTGCTGGTGCAAACATCCTGCGTGCCGTTGCTGGTGCTGGTGTGTTGGCCGGGTATGACAAGCTTCAGTTAATAGTTTTCGGAAAGAAGTATGGCTCTGGCGGGGCTTAAGTTGGGTCGCTTCTCTTTTCAGTAGCATAGTTATATGGTGACGAAAATCTGTCACAATTTAAGAATTCATTCAGGCTGAAGTTTTTATTATATGCATTttgaataattcaattttagATGAGGGTTTCTTGAACCCAAACTTACCCCAACCCTTTTGATGAGggtattttgtaattttgttttgcATACTTGAGCACCGGAGAGGTTACAGATTCGTATAATTTATGAGTTTGATTTGGGATTAGTACTCCGTTTAATCTGGTGATTCCTTGTGTTCTGAGAATATTTCTGTTTTCTTTCTGGACTTTGGTTGCTGAGTTGTTATCATTCCCTGTATTTGGTTTATTCTGTTCTTTGCATTCTGTCCATGATTGTCTTTCTTTTCTAACCAAGTGATGTGAAATAGAGCCCCTGTTGCCTGTGCTGTATTCTGAGGTAGGATAAGGTATTTCGGAGAAACCAAGTCATCaacatcattttttaaaatttttttttttcaatccaaATAGTCATTCCCAATATCAACGAGAGAAAATAAATTACCGAGTAATTAATTGGATTAAAAAGaattgggaaaagggtcaaataagaaCGTGAACTTAAATATTCTAAAATGTTACGTaatattttatgcataaaagCCTATCAATCAATTATGGACATATTATAGTTGCTTACTAACTTTCCTGTAAATAGATTTTAGTCGCTTCTCCGGAGAAAGCGAGTAGCGTGACTACTTTCTTCTATCTAAAGTAGGTGATCACGCCGGTCGCCTTCAACGGTAATTAACGATGGCCAGTGGCGCAATTTTACGCTTAATCTGTTGGTTATCGGTAAATTAAATTAGACTAATTTTAATGAGTTAGAAAGTTTTAGTTGCACCTTTTGAAAGTTCATTGGTGGAATTGCTGATGAGGCCATGAGGGTGGTATCTCTGAGAATCGTGGACAAAAACTCAAGCTAAAGAGAACAGAGGTAATTTCCCTTCACAGACCAAAAGTCAAGCTACATAGAAGAGAGGAAATTTCCCAGATATTTCATTGCCGGGAAACGCTGTGCGGCAAGGAGACGTTGAAGTGTCATTTAATAATGAAAAATGCTAAACACCCCGGAATCACCTAAATCTGTGCTTTATCATCTACACAAACCGCTCTGCACTCTGCACACAAGGTCTATTCTACATAGGAGCTGAAGTGCCCTCCTTTTTAGGTAAGCGCGCATGCtgcaaatatattatttgatgaaATTTCTCAAACTAAGATGTTAGATTATAGTCTTTCTTAATTCCTCCCAATAATCTAGCAATTCTGAGAATATGTCTTTgtatatctatctatcttttgaatttcatcattttaagAAAGTATAGAAGAAAAAAGCCGTCAAAATGAGCTTTTTCCGCCCCATTTCATCGTAGGTAGGGGGCGGGTTCATAAAATGTTCAACCAGCCAAGGGGTGAGCTTTTTAGTCCGTCCCGCCTGGTCACGGGTTTAGCCCGTGACATgctactataattttttttttttttttttttgaactcaATAGCCTGAGTGCGTCAAACTTCAAGTTCAGTTTTGGAGTTGTTCTGCTCCGAATATGACAAAATTTTGAACATAAAAGTTGTAGACTTGTAGGGAACTCTTTTAGCTTTCCATATCTACTTGAATCACCTTGATTGGACTGCATATGAAGGAGATATGATCAAAACATTATCAACATGTTGTAGGACCGATTCTTTAGGGCGTGTCTGAATGTTCTGATTTTTTGATATCAATGCATCTAGAATAGGGTTCAACATGAAAGTTGTAGAGGACTTTCTTATCTTTCCATTGACACTTGAATCATCTCAATTGGACTCTATATGATAGAGATATGACTAAAATATTTCAGCGTgtcgccaaaaaaaaaaagaagtttggTGGGGCAGGCCGTCCACCTTCCAAGCCCGCCCCGCTGTGGGGGCGGGCTTTGGCCTGTCTTGCGGGACTGTTTTGATGGCTCTTCAGAACACAAGACATATAGTTTAAATGAACATTTAGTTCAAATGTTTGAATATTGCGCAGATGGTGAATATTTAgcctaaatttaacaattttttttttaatgatgagtGAACATTCTTAATAAGAATTGGTGATGCTAATGATCTTGGTTTGACAGGTGGTGGGATGGAGATTTCTTTATTAAACAGCCTTTTTCATCTGTCATCACTGGAGAACATAGACTGTGAACTggttcataaatattataaaaaaactgAAGAAATGTTGAGGCTGTTTATGCCGATTCTCTATGGCATTCTTGATACTGCAATAGCTTTTGAAGAACCATTTCAAAGGGCATTTGCCAGGCTGGGGTGTGCAGTTCATGAACTAACGAAGCTACTCGAATCCTGGCAACTTTTGAGCTGTAGAGTTCATTTTGTATGCCTTCAAATCCATGCATTTTAGTTACTGATTTGCAAAACCGAGGATAGGACCTTCATTTCCTCTCTCTGATAAAGGCAGATTAAACTTCAATTCAGAAAGCAACTTTTCCTGCAATTTAGTTACTAGTTAATGTTTGTGCATATATACTACAGGTTCTGCAAACTGAAGCATTGATTTCGAAAGTTCGAAATTGCACCCTGGAAATTGTTGAGCTAGTTGTGGCTTCTGATCAGCACCTCCGTGCTGAATTAAGTTTGATATGTCTTCAGGTATGAGAGGTTTTTCATCCTTTTGTGAGAATTATATTCCATTTTAAACTTGGTTTGCGGGTTTCTATGTTTGGTTGTTTGCAGCATTGCGCACAGAAAATGAAGTCTATAGATTGTGAACCGTTATCAACAAGCATAAATATTGCTACAAGAGATGCTGAATATATCTCAGATAGCGCGAAGAACATTGCCAATTGCCTATGCTTAAAGTCAAACCAGGAGTTTCTTATTGAGCTAGTGGCCCTTGAAAAACTGAAGGAAAATGCTGCAGAAGGAGAAAAAAGTGAATATTTTGAACAGATTATTGCTGTTCTCACTCATATGCATGACAGCTTTGTTAGAATGgaaaaattcaagaaatattCCTCTTTGCCACTAATACCTGCTGATTTTCTTTGTCCTCTCTCACTTGAGCTAATGGTGGATCCTGTAATTGTTGGATCAAGGTGCACGTATGAACGGGTGTTTATTCAAAAATGGATTGGCCTCGGCCTCACTGTCTGCCCCAAGACTCGAAAAACTCTGACACATGTGAATTTCAttcctaattacacttcaaAAGCACTGATATCTAATTGGTTGGAATTCAAGAACATCAAGCTGTCAAATCTAATGGAGTCTTCAGATGGAAACATTTCCAGAACTTGGCTTTATGGCCCAAGTTCAGATGCTGAAAGGATGTCTCTGAAGAGTTGTGAAGATGGCATGGCAAACTTGGAAGACAGAAGTTTGAGCTCACTCAGCTACCACTCTATGCATTCGTCTGTGACTGTGAGGGGTGTTTCCACTTATGGAAGCTCCCAAACGACCCGTAGTCAAGAAACCGATGCATCAACTGGTTCCCCCTGCTATTCAATTTCATCTAGTGTAATTCAAGGAGAGGCATCTTATCCTGGAACAGCAATTCATGGGGGGAATTGGGATTTTGAGAGGATATCTCTCCAGAGTTTTGAAGGTGAGCTGGTAAACACTGAAGACACAAGTGTGATTCCACTTCGATACAATCCCGTGAGGCTATTCATGAATAGTCTATCATCAGCTGTTAAATACTTGTATGCATCTCCTGGTTCCACTCCCTCCTCTTTGAGGTCAACAAGGAGAAGTTCTGGTTCTGTCTCATACAGTGCAGCAATTCAGAGGTATGCATATTCCCCATCTCACCTGCATTCGTCTTCCGAGCTATCATTTCTTGAGAATGCAGGGATGGATGTTGGGTGGAGGTCTTTTCAGTGCTCTGAAGATTGGCTGGAAAACTCAACAGACAGAAATGTCTACTCAGTTAACCATTCTCCTTTGGTTCTATCTAACAATAATAGTCTGTCACTGTCATCATCTGATCGAGACTTCTTCCATCTTAGCCTCAGCAGAAGTTCTGCTGCATCCAATAATAGCACATTGTCTAATCTAGATTATTCTCAGGCAGCTATTGGTGATGGGCATTAAATTAGATGTATTGTCATTTGTTAAAAGGAGATGGATGATGATGTGAGGAGGAGGAGGCCGGGTTATTATGGTTTATCTTTTTCAAAGCAATTTGCACACTTAATACATTTCTATCTATACACACATAAATCAAGAATGGTTGGCTAGATTGAAGCTTGATTTgctatacattttaatattttgtttcttctttctccttttaGTACATTTGGTTGGGGGAAAACAATTGAAATTTATGTCCCTCATGTATAAGCtaattataaatgtcacctctcaattttaaatagtataaatgTTGTCATATATTGTTCCTCCCCGAATAGAGCCGTGAGATCCCGTTATAAGGTACAATTTAGTAAGGTTaatttggtaatttcattttctactttgtttcccttttttcttggtattttctttatccttgttttctttggtggtggtggtggtggtggtggtggtgcatGATGTGTATGCGTGCATTTCAACATGAGCATGCACATGTTGCAATTTTAGAATGTGCACAATATAACATATAAGTGTGTCAGTGTGCATTATAGTACATATGCATGTGTATTTACTTTTGGTGTTGTTTGCTTTTAATGATTTGATTTTGCACCTTGTTTTTAAACCAGATTTCTTGCACCTAAAAACACACCTTTCATTTCCCTTTCATTCCCTAGTTTGTTTTAACTCTAGATTATTGGttcagatatttttaattacattataTCTTAATACAAGTTTTGTTCGGatattaaatattgaaatttcacatatattgaTAAGAATGTTTTTAAACATTCATCAAGTATCAAATCATAATATAGAGTTAATTATATCGTTCTACTGGAGATGACCTTGTAATGTTAGTAATTAATGCATAGTGGAGTTAAGCACAAGCTAAAAGTATCATTTTAGAAGCTAAACCAAACGTTAATAGCTAGGTTGGCCTGGGTTGATATGATTAAGCAACTAGAAAATATTGTACTAAAGattatgaaattaaaacaaGGCATAAGGTAAGTGAGATGCACATAAGTGTCCAAATACCACTCTCGTAGCTATTTGGACTTGCAACCTCACATTGAACTCCACTCTCGTGGCAATTCAATGACCCAAGGTTGCCCAAACAAGAACACACGGCATAAATTCTCTTAACACTTGACATACTTTCGTATTGGGCATCAAGTGTGTGAATGTATGTGACTAGTTTACAAGCTCTACTCTCATATCAACAAACACACTCCAATAAAGCATATAATTGGGATCAAACAATTAAACACAATTTCACAACAAACCCTAGAACACCCAAATAATCCCATTTATGCAATACAACTCATATAGGCATCAATAGCAAGAAATCTAGATTAAAACAAGGAAAAaagcaattttaaaagttgtagGAGCCGGGCACGTGCACGGGCACGCCCTCGGCCGAATCCGTGCCCAACAAAACAGAGCTCATGTGCACCTGTTTGTCTTTTAGGCTATTTTTCACCCccaaaatttttgaattggTCTTTGTTTACCTTCATCAAAGTTGTATCCCTTCAAATTAACTTTACAAGAATCACTTGATTTGGACTTCCTAcgctgagatatggtcaaaatactGAGATGGCACCAatttgggcgagaaatgccacCTTACTTTCTTTTGCTC from Ipomoea triloba cultivar NCNSP0323 chromosome 7, ASM357664v1 encodes:
- the LOC116024869 gene encoding U-box domain-containing protein 4-like, whose product is MEISLLNSLFHLSSLENIDCELVHKYYKKTEEMLRLFMPILYGILDTAIAFEEPFQRAFARLGCAVHELTKLLESWQLLSCRVHFVLQTEALISKVRNCTLEIVELVVASDQHLRAELSLICLQHCAQKMKSIDCEPLSTSINIATRDAEYISDSAKNIANCLCLKSNQEFLIELVALEKLKENAAEGEKSEYFEQIIAVLTHMHDSFVRMEKFKKYSSLPLIPADFLCPLSLELMVDPVIVGSRCTYERVFIQKWIGLGLTVCPKTRKTLTHVNFIPNYTSKALISNWLEFKNIKLSNLMESSDGNISRTWLYGPSSDAERMSLKSCEDGMANLEDRSLSSLSYHSMHSSVTVRGVSTYGSSQTTRSQETDASTGSPCYSISSSVIQGEASYPGTAIHGGNWDFERISLQSFEGELVNTEDTSVIPLRYNPVRLFMNSLSSAVKYLYASPGSTPSSLRSTRRSSGSVSYSAAIQRYAYSPSHLHSSSELSFLENAGMDVGWRSFQCSEDWLENSTDRNVYSVNHSPLVLSNNNSLSLSSSDRDFFHLSLSRSSAASNNSTLSNLDYSQAAIGDGH
- the LOC116025659 gene encoding ADP,ATP carrier protein, mitochondrial-like; amino-acid sequence: MADMYQHPTVAQKVAYQLHLSSNVFQDAQTRYGGMQRPVLNQRHFAYGNYSAAGQYPMTQSCKATQDLSLITANASPVFVQAPAEKGFASFAIDFLMGGVSAAVSKTAAAPIERVKLLIQNQDEMIKTGRLSEPYKGIGDCFSRTIKDEGFVSLWRGNTANVIRYFPTQALNFAFKDYFKRLFNFKKDRDGYWKWFAGNLASGGAAGASSLLFVYSLDYARTRLANDAKAAKKGGERQFNGLVDVYRKTLASDGIAGLYRGFNISCVGIIVYRGLYFGLYDSVKPVVLTGNLQDSFFASFALGWLITNGAGLASYPIDTVRRRMMMTSGEAVKYKSSLDAFAQILKNEGAKSLFKGAGANILRAVAGAGVLAGYDKLQLIVFGKKYGSGGA